The Chiloscyllium punctatum isolate Juve2018m chromosome 30, sChiPun1.3, whole genome shotgun sequence genome includes a region encoding these proteins:
- the LOC140455644 gene encoding uncharacterized protein — protein sequence MEVKPFKCEVCGKAFAISTTLLRHQMIHTGEKPFKCEVCEKAFTHSSHLVRHQRIHTGQKPFTCDVCEKSFSILSNLRVHQRIHTGEKPFACEMCNKSFSYLSSLIRHKRIHTGEKPFPCQECDKSFSYLSHLRRHQCIHTGDKSFTCEMCNKSFSQSDSLLKHQRTHTGEKPFSCDVCEKSFSQPAHLRGHQRIHTGQKPFMCEVCEKSFSDASTLRRHQRIHTGEKPFTCNMCDKSFLTSSNLRVHQRFHTREKPFRCEVCSKSFSWSSNLLVHQRIHTGEKPFKCELCNKSFLSSSDLHMHQRIHTGEKPFNCEVCDKSFSRSSSLLLHQKIHKQE from the coding sequence ATGGAAGTAAAACCCTTCAAATGTGAGGTGTGCGGTAAAGCATTTGCGATATCGACAACCCTCCTGAGACACCAGAtgattcacacaggggagaaaccattcaaaTGTGAGGTTTGTGAGAAGGCTTTCACTCACTCCTCCCATCTAGTGAGGCACCAGAGAATTCACACAGGGCAGAAGCCATTCACATGTgatgtgtgtgagaaatcattcTCAATCTTATCCAACCTCCGAGTACACCAACGcattcacaccggggagaaaccGTTTGCATGTGAAATGTGTAACAAATCATTCTCATACTTATCGAGCCTTATAAGGCATAAAcgcattcacacaggggagaaaccattcccCTGTCAGGAGTGTGACAAATCATTCTCATACTTATCGCACCTCCGGAGACACCAATGCATTCACACGGGAGACAAATCATTCACATGCGAGATGTGTAACAAATCATTCTCACAGTCCGACAGCCTTCTCAAACACCAACGCactcacacaggggagaaaccattctcatgtgatgtgtgtgagaaatcattcTCACAGCCAGCACATCTCCGTGGACACCAACGTATTCACACAGGGCAAAAACCATTCATGTGTGAGGTGTGTGAAAAGTCATTTTCGGATGCATCAACCCTTCGCCGACACCAGCgtattcacacaggggagaaaccgTTTACGTGCAACATGTGTGACAAATCATTCTTGACATCATCAAATCTCCGCGTTCACCAACGCTTTCACACAAGGGAGAAACCGTTCAGGTGTGAGGTGTGCAGTAAATCATTCTCATGGTCATCAAACCTCTTGGTCCATCAGAGGATTCACACAGGCGAGAAACCGTTCAAATGTGAGCTGTGCAACAAATCATTCTTGTCATCATCAGATCTTCATATGCACCAACGTATTCATACAGGAGAGAAACCATTTAACTGTGAGGtgtgtgacaaatcattctcGAGATCATCAAGCCTCCTGCTCCATcagaaaatccacaaacaggagtGA